A stretch of Allostreptomyces psammosilenae DNA encodes these proteins:
- a CDS encoding RDD family protein, producing the protein MPAAPGQPGPGGQPGFPGQPVPPPAPFPPAAAAAAADQDLPGWIPPPRSSPFEQQQARPATLGRRLVARLLDNVVVVGLSAAVGVPLLLASIAHIDGKIDAALQSGENVRVWLIDGTTSGYLGIWLATLLVLGFLYEALPTARWGRTLGKRLAKVRVVDIEAHDTPSFGQVVRRWLTGQLLGVLVIGIVDSLWCVFDRPWRQCWHDKMARTFVAGES; encoded by the coding sequence ATGCCGGCTGCGCCCGGGCAGCCGGGCCCGGGCGGGCAGCCGGGTTTCCCCGGCCAGCCCGTACCGCCGCCCGCGCCCTTCCCGCCGGCGGCGGCCGCTGCCGCGGCCGACCAGGACCTGCCCGGGTGGATCCCGCCGCCGCGCAGCAGCCCGTTCGAACAGCAGCAGGCCCGGCCGGCGACCCTGGGTCGGCGGCTGGTGGCCCGGCTGCTGGACAACGTCGTGGTGGTCGGCCTGTCCGCCGCGGTGGGCGTGCCGCTGCTGCTGGCCTCGATCGCCCACATCGACGGCAAGATCGACGCCGCCCTGCAGAGCGGCGAGAACGTCCGCGTGTGGCTGATCGACGGCACCACCTCCGGTTACCTGGGGATCTGGCTGGCCACGCTGCTGGTCCTCGGCTTCCTCTACGAGGCGCTGCCGACCGCCCGCTGGGGACGCACGCTCGGCAAGCGGCTGGCGAAGGTCCGGGTGGTGGACATCGAGGCGCACGACACCCCCTCGTTCGGGCAGGTGGTGCGCCGTTGGCTGACGGGGCAACTGCTCGGCGTGCTGGTGATCGGGATCGTGGACTCCCTGTGGTGCGTCTTCGACCGCCCGTGGCGGCAGTGCTGGCACGACAAGATGGCCCGGACCTTCGTCGCCGGAGAGTCCTGA
- a CDS encoding xanthine dehydrogenase family protein molybdopterin-binding subunit: MTQPTPDPGAEPPAAAHPGPTHTAGAQPGAAGAAPGAVPPADAPGAAGPGAADAARPTGAVEPVHPAHPVLGQPGWREDAAQRAQGGFAFPSDLWAEGLLWAAVLRSPHPHARIVSIDPSPALRIPGVHAVITADDVPGDPAYGRRIADRPVFARDVVRHHGEPVAAVAADHPDTARLAAAAIAVEYEPLEAVTDPQQAFSASVQAAEAADGAGPAPSGHIVRHIPLVFGDAEAVGEVMVEGLYRVLAQDPAPIGTEAGLAVPRPDGGVELHVGSTDPHADRDATAHCLGLPAERVRIVVPGVPGATSDREDVGLQVVLGLLCLRTGRPVKVVLNRTESFAAHPHGHAGLLRYRHHATRDGRLVKVEAQILLDAGAYGDESATTLGTAVALSAGPYVVPHVFVEGWAVRTNNPPAGRLHGEGAGQVCFAHESQMDRLAAALGMEPLQLRQRNLMDSGDLLPTGQVVPGVAPVEALLKAVASEPLPQPVPSWARSSSAPATGPGPAAGGAAAVVPPPGAPAEVPAAPDAPVAPAGQAGSPDQPAPSAPPAPGAPDAAAAPAAPGVAAEVTGGDGGSGDGTPGVAAAGGDTAGADAQAAIDLALLPGGRLGGADPATVRRGVGYAVGMVPVLGTEGADEVATATVRLDDGVATVICAAVDPGSGFGTLAQQIVRDVLGVTEVRLAPVDTDQPPAGRSAASRQTWVSGGAVERAARMVRTQLLQPVAAEFGMSAELLAIQDGTIRSYDGLHSRPVAEVAAGKELWATAQCRPNPTAALGPDGRGSAFVGLAFAAQRAVVDVDLELGTVRVVEVTAAQDVGRALNPAQVGARIEAGVARGVGHALTEGLRWSQGVPENPSFAGYLLPTAVDVPPVRIAALLEERDPVAPLGAKPVGAAPSVVAAAAVASAVRAATGRPVNRLPIRPQDAALRPV; the protein is encoded by the coding sequence ATGACCCAGCCGACCCCCGATCCCGGAGCCGAACCGCCCGCCGCCGCACACCCCGGGCCGACCCACACCGCGGGCGCCCAGCCGGGAGCCGCCGGAGCCGCGCCGGGAGCCGTCCCGCCCGCCGACGCGCCTGGCGCGGCGGGGCCCGGCGCCGCCGACGCCGCGCGCCCGACCGGTGCGGTGGAGCCGGTCCACCCCGCCCACCCCGTGCTCGGTCAGCCGGGGTGGCGCGAGGACGCCGCGCAGCGCGCCCAGGGCGGCTTCGCCTTCCCCTCCGACCTGTGGGCGGAGGGCCTGCTGTGGGCGGCGGTGCTGCGCTCACCGCACCCGCACGCCCGCATCGTCTCCATCGACCCCTCGCCCGCGCTGCGCATCCCCGGGGTGCACGCCGTGATCACCGCGGACGACGTGCCCGGTGACCCGGCCTACGGCCGGCGGATCGCCGACCGCCCGGTGTTCGCCCGGGACGTCGTCCGGCACCACGGCGAGCCGGTGGCCGCCGTGGCCGCCGACCACCCCGACACCGCACGACTGGCCGCCGCCGCCATCGCCGTCGAGTACGAGCCCCTGGAGGCGGTGACCGACCCGCAGCAGGCCTTCAGCGCGTCCGTGCAGGCCGCGGAGGCGGCCGACGGCGCGGGGCCCGCCCCGTCCGGGCACATCGTCCGCCACATCCCGCTGGTCTTCGGCGACGCCGAGGCGGTCGGCGAGGTCATGGTGGAGGGCCTGTACCGGGTGCTGGCGCAGGACCCGGCGCCGATCGGCACCGAGGCCGGGCTCGCCGTCCCCCGCCCGGACGGCGGCGTCGAACTGCACGTGGGCTCCACCGACCCGCACGCCGACCGGGACGCCACCGCGCACTGCCTCGGCCTGCCCGCCGAGCGGGTCCGCATCGTGGTCCCCGGCGTGCCCGGGGCCACCAGCGACCGGGAGGACGTGGGGCTGCAGGTGGTGCTGGGGCTGCTGTGCCTGCGCACCGGCCGCCCGGTGAAGGTGGTGCTCAACCGCACCGAGTCGTTCGCCGCGCACCCGCACGGCCACGCCGGCCTCCTCCGCTACCGCCACCACGCCACCCGGGACGGCCGGCTGGTGAAGGTGGAGGCGCAGATCCTGCTGGACGCCGGCGCCTACGGCGACGAGTCCGCGACCACGCTGGGCACCGCCGTGGCGCTGTCCGCCGGCCCGTACGTGGTGCCGCACGTCTTCGTCGAGGGCTGGGCGGTGCGCACCAACAACCCGCCCGCCGGCCGGCTGCACGGCGAGGGCGCCGGGCAGGTGTGCTTCGCCCACGAGTCGCAGATGGACCGGCTGGCGGCGGCGCTCGGCATGGAGCCGCTGCAACTGCGCCAGCGCAACCTGATGGACAGCGGTGACCTGCTGCCCACCGGGCAGGTGGTGCCGGGCGTGGCTCCGGTGGAAGCGCTGCTGAAGGCGGTCGCCTCCGAGCCGCTGCCCCAGCCGGTGCCGTCCTGGGCACGCTCCTCCTCCGCCCCGGCCACGGGTCCCGGCCCCGCAGCGGGCGGTGCCGCCGCGGTGGTGCCCCCGCCCGGGGCTCCCGCCGAGGTGCCCGCCGCCCCGGACGCCCCGGTGGCCCCCGCAGGCCAGGCCGGCTCGCCCGACCAGCCCGCCCCGAGCGCCCCACCGGCCCCCGGCGCCCCGGATGCCGCGGCTGCCCCTGCTGCTCCGGGTGTCGCGGCCGAGGTCACCGGCGGCGACGGCGGGTCCGGCGACGGCACGCCCGGCGTCGCCGCTGCCGGCGGTGACACCGCCGGCGCGGACGCCCAGGCCGCGATCGACCTCGCGCTGCTGCCCGGCGGCCGGCTCGGCGGCGCCGACCCGGCGACCGTGCGGCGCGGCGTCGGCTACGCCGTCGGCATGGTGCCGGTGCTCGGCACCGAGGGCGCCGACGAGGTCGCCACCGCCACCGTCCGGCTGGACGACGGCGTGGCCACCGTGATCTGCGCCGCCGTGGACCCCGGCAGCGGCTTCGGCACGCTGGCGCAGCAGATCGTCCGGGACGTCCTCGGCGTCACCGAGGTGCGGCTGGCGCCGGTCGACACCGACCAGCCGCCGGCCGGCCGCTCCGCGGCGAGCCGTCAGACCTGGGTCTCCGGCGGCGCCGTGGAGCGCGCGGCCCGCATGGTGCGCACCCAGCTGCTGCAGCCGGTGGCGGCGGAGTTCGGCATGTCCGCCGAACTGCTCGCCATCCAGGACGGCACCATCCGCTCCTACGACGGCCTGCACAGCCGGCCGGTCGCCGAGGTCGCCGCGGGCAAGGAGCTGTGGGCCACCGCCCAGTGCCGCCCCAACCCCACCGCCGCGCTCGGCCCGGACGGCCGCGGCAGCGCCTTCGTCGGCCTGGCCTTCGCCGCCCAGCGGGCCGTGGTCGACGTCGACCTGGAACTGGGCACGGTGCGTGTCGTCGAGGTGACCGCCGCCCAGGACGTGGGCCGGGCACTGAACCCGGCCCAGGTCGGCGCCCGGATCGAAGCCGGCGTCGCGCGCGGCGTCGGACACGCGCTCACCGAGGGGCTGCGCTGGTCGCAGGGCGTCCCGGAGAACCCGAGCTTCGCCGGGTACCTGCTGCCCACCGCAGTCGACGTGCCGCCGGTCCGGATCGCGGCGCTGCTGGAGGAGCGCGATCCGGTCGCCCCGCTGGGCGCCAAGCCGGTCGGCGCGGCACCGTCCGTCGTGGCCGCCGCCGCCGTGGCCTCCGCCGTACGCGCGGCCACCGGCCGGCCGGTCAACCGGCTGCCGATCCGGCCGCAGGACGCGGCGCTGCGCCCGGTGTGA
- a CDS encoding DEAD/DEAH box helicase → MSTSAASHLPPAFPGRAPWGTAQKLRAWQQAALDEYLRRQPRDFLAVATPGAGKTTFALRIAAELLNRHIVQQLTIVAPTEHLKKQWAEAAGRVGIRIDPDYSSSSGPLGREYDGLAVTYAGVGVHPMLHRNRCESRKTLVILDEIHHAGDSLSWGEAVSEAFEPATRRLALTGTPFRSDTNPIPFVSYAEGADGVRRSAADYTYGYGHALADGVVRPVIFLSYSGNMRWRTKAGDEIEARLGEPMTKDAISQAWRTALDPHGNWMPNVLRAADQRLSEVRKSIPDAGGLVIATDHEAARAYARMLREITGHGATLVLSDDSGASKRIEDFSASTDRWMVAVRMVSEGVDVPRLAVGVYATSISTPLFFAQAVGRFVRARRRGEVASVFLPSVPTLLSFANEMEAQRDHVLDRQKAKQGEEGLYDQEEALLAEANRENDGPGEQEGLPFEALESEATFDRVLFDGNEFGMQAQPGSPEEADYLGIPGLLEPDQVQLLLQRRQSRQLAKDRKEAARRGEVPGLPAQDRPVITHRQLLDLRRQLNTLVGAYHHASGKPHGSIHTELRRVCGGPPAAQATASELKDRIAKIQEWATRMR, encoded by the coding sequence GTGAGCACCTCAGCCGCATCCCACCTGCCCCCCGCCTTCCCCGGGAGGGCTCCCTGGGGCACCGCGCAGAAGCTCCGCGCCTGGCAGCAGGCCGCCCTGGACGAGTACCTGCGGCGCCAGCCGCGCGACTTCCTGGCGGTGGCCACCCCCGGCGCGGGGAAGACGACGTTCGCGCTGCGCATCGCCGCCGAACTGCTGAACCGCCACATCGTGCAGCAACTCACCATCGTCGCCCCCACCGAGCACCTGAAGAAGCAGTGGGCGGAGGCCGCCGGCCGGGTCGGCATCCGGATCGACCCGGACTACTCCAGCTCCTCCGGCCCGCTCGGCCGGGAGTACGACGGCCTCGCCGTCACCTACGCCGGCGTGGGCGTCCACCCCATGCTGCACCGCAACCGCTGCGAGAGCCGCAAGACCCTCGTCATCCTCGACGAGATCCACCACGCCGGGGACTCGCTCTCCTGGGGCGAGGCCGTCTCCGAGGCCTTCGAGCCGGCCACCCGCCGCCTCGCCCTCACCGGAACGCCGTTCCGCTCCGACACCAACCCCATCCCGTTCGTCTCCTACGCCGAGGGAGCCGACGGCGTGCGGCGCAGCGCCGCCGACTACACCTACGGCTACGGCCACGCGCTCGCCGACGGCGTCGTCCGCCCGGTGATCTTCCTGTCCTACTCGGGCAACATGCGCTGGCGGACCAAGGCGGGCGACGAGATCGAGGCGCGGCTCGGCGAGCCGATGACCAAGGACGCCATCAGCCAGGCCTGGCGCACCGCGCTCGACCCGCACGGCAACTGGATGCCGAACGTGCTGCGCGCCGCCGACCAGCGCCTGAGCGAGGTCCGCAAGTCCATCCCGGACGCCGGCGGCCTGGTCATCGCCACCGACCACGAGGCCGCCCGCGCCTACGCCCGGATGCTGCGGGAGATCACCGGGCACGGCGCCACCCTGGTGCTCTCCGACGACTCCGGCGCCTCCAAGCGCATCGAGGACTTCAGCGCCTCCACCGACCGGTGGATGGTGGCGGTGCGGATGGTGTCCGAGGGCGTGGACGTGCCCCGGCTGGCCGTCGGCGTCTACGCCACCTCCATCTCCACGCCGCTGTTCTTCGCCCAGGCGGTGGGCCGGTTCGTGCGCGCCCGGCGGCGCGGCGAGGTGGCCTCCGTGTTCCTGCCGTCCGTGCCGACCCTGCTGAGCTTCGCCAACGAGATGGAGGCGCAGCGCGACCACGTCCTGGACCGGCAGAAGGCCAAGCAGGGCGAGGAGGGGCTGTACGACCAGGAGGAGGCGCTGCTCGCCGAGGCGAACCGGGAGAACGACGGGCCGGGCGAGCAGGAGGGGCTGCCGTTCGAGGCGCTGGAGTCGGAGGCGACCTTCGACCGGGTGCTGTTCGACGGCAACGAGTTCGGCATGCAGGCGCAGCCGGGCAGCCCGGAGGAGGCCGACTACCTGGGCATCCCGGGGCTGCTGGAGCCGGATCAGGTGCAATTGCTGCTGCAGCGGCGGCAGTCCCGCCAGCTGGCCAAGGACCGCAAGGAGGCGGCGCGGCGCGGCGAGGTGCCGGGGCTGCCGGCGCAGGACCGGCCGGTGATCACCCACCGTCAGCTGCTCGACCTGCGTCGCCAGCTGAACACGCTGGTGGGCGCCTACCACCACGCCTCCGGCAAGCCGCACGGCTCCATCCACACCGAGCTGCGGCGGGTCTGCGGCGGGCCGCCGGCCGCGCAGGCGACGGCGTCCGAGCTGAAGGACCGCATCGCGAAGATCCAGGAGTGGGCGACCCGCATGCGCTGA
- a CDS encoding S16 family serine protease, with amino-acid sequence MSWFSPRAGLLALSTVLVAALLAVAATVPLPYVLTLPGATADTLGEHDGTPLVSVSGVPTRETDGELRLTTIVGTLPDSTMRMTDIVDAWFDGSEAVMPRTALYGTSEDVQEIEQHNQEAMTESQSAAVTAALNWLGLSADEVSVELSLEDVGGPSAGLMFTLGIIDTIGQEGLPELAGGRVIAGTGTIAPDGTVGPVSGVPLKVLAADRDGAEVFLLPPAECGDAEATAPDGLRLVPVSSLDEAIDSLIALSSGTGSVPSC; translated from the coding sequence GTGTCCTGGTTCTCGCCTCGGGCCGGCCTGTTGGCCCTGAGCACCGTGCTGGTCGCCGCGCTCCTCGCCGTGGCCGCGACGGTGCCGCTGCCCTACGTCCTCACCCTGCCGGGTGCCACCGCCGACACCCTCGGGGAGCACGACGGCACGCCGCTGGTCAGCGTCAGCGGCGTGCCCACCCGGGAGACCGACGGTGAGTTGAGGCTGACCACCATCGTCGGCACCCTGCCGGACAGCACCATGCGGATGACCGACATCGTCGACGCCTGGTTCGACGGCTCCGAGGCCGTGATGCCGCGCACCGCCCTCTACGGCACCAGCGAGGACGTGCAGGAGATCGAGCAGCACAACCAGGAGGCCATGACGGAGTCCCAGTCCGCCGCGGTCACCGCCGCGCTGAACTGGCTCGGGCTGTCCGCGGACGAGGTGAGCGTGGAGCTGAGCCTGGAGGACGTCGGCGGCCCCAGCGCCGGCCTGATGTTCACCCTGGGGATCATCGACACCATCGGGCAGGAGGGCCTGCCGGAGCTGGCCGGCGGCCGGGTCATCGCCGGCACCGGGACGATAGCGCCGGACGGCACGGTCGGCCCGGTGAGCGGAGTCCCCCTGAAGGTGCTGGCGGCCGACCGGGACGGCGCCGAGGTCTTCCTGCTGCCCCCCGCCGAGTGCGGCGACGCCGAGGCCACCGCGCCCGACGGGCTCCGGCTGGTGCCGGTGTCCAGCCTGGACGAGGCCATCGACTCCCTCATCGCCCTCTCCTCCGGCACCGGCTCCGTCCCGTCCTGTTGA
- a CDS encoding IclR family transcriptional regulator: MVAEVSQTLDRGLRLLKLLADSSQGLTVTEMAGRLEVNRTVVYRLLTTLEQHALVRRDIQGRARIAPGVLHLAYQVHPLLRDVAGPALRRLADDLGSTAHLTLAEGSDAIVVAVAEPTWTDYHVAYRVGMRHPLERGAAGRAILAQRAGELPRTGPRYVRVSDDCRGGTPGVASPLRGFPGMEGSVGVLLLEDVADEGVGDRVVQAADEIAELMR, translated from the coding sequence GTGGTCGCCGAGGTTTCCCAGACACTGGATCGAGGCTTGCGGCTGTTGAAGCTGCTCGCCGACTCCTCACAGGGCCTGACCGTCACCGAGATGGCGGGACGGCTGGAAGTCAACCGCACCGTCGTCTACCGGCTGCTCACCACCCTGGAACAGCACGCCCTGGTCCGCCGGGACATCCAGGGCCGGGCGCGCATCGCCCCCGGGGTGCTGCACCTGGCCTACCAGGTGCACCCGCTGCTGCGGGACGTCGCCGGCCCGGCGCTGCGCCGGCTCGCCGACGACCTCGGCAGCACCGCGCACCTCACGCTCGCCGAGGGCTCCGACGCCATCGTGGTGGCCGTCGCCGAGCCCACCTGGACCGACTACCACGTCGCCTACCGCGTCGGCATGCGCCACCCGCTGGAGCGGGGCGCGGCCGGCCGGGCCATCCTCGCCCAGCGCGCCGGCGAACTGCCGCGCACCGGCCCGCGCTACGTCCGGGTCTCCGACGACTGCCGCGGCGGAACGCCGGGTGTCGCCTCCCCGCTGCGCGGTTTCCCCGGCATGGAGGGTTCCGTCGGCGTGCTGCTGCTGGAGGACGTCGCCGACGAGGGCGTCGGCGACCGCGTCGTCCAGGCCGCCGACGAGATCGCCGAACTCATGCGCTGA